Genomic segment of Nitrospinota bacterium:
GAGGACATGAAATATACTATTTACTCCTAGAGGACCTGTTTATTTTTGACAACAAGCCCCTTGCAAAACTAAGAAAGGTTATAATTGACAAGGAGAAAGGCTTTCAACTTCTTGATTTCGTTGAGAAAAAACCACTTGATGGATTAGATGTTATCTTCGTAAGAAAAGAACCTCCCTTTAATATGGATTATATCTACTGTACATATATATTAGAACATATCACAAAAAAAACATTCGTTATCAATGATCCAAAAGGGATTCGAAAGGCTAATGAAAAGTTATATGTTCTTAACTTTCCAGAAATAGCCCCAAAAAATTGTATCTCAAAAAATCCAAGAATGCTCAAGGACTTTTTTATAAGTTTGGGAGGGGAAATGATCATAAAACCCTTGGACAGTTATGGAGGAAGGGGGATCTTTTATCTTAAAGAGGGGGATAAGAATATAAATGCTCTATTGGAATCATTAACATTGAATAGCAAAAGATTTGTCATTGGCCAGGAATATCTACCTCAAATAAAAGATGGTGACAAAAGGATACTCATTCTTAATGGGAAGCCTATTGGAGCTTTTAAAAGAATTCCACCTCAAGATGACCACAGAGGAAATATCCATGTAGGAGGGAGATGCGAGAAATCAGATATTACTGAAAAAGATAGAGAAATTTGCTCAATATTATCCAAGAAGTTGATTGCTGACGGTCTCTATTTTGTAGGGATTGATGTCATTGGGGATAAGGTATCAGAGATCAATGTCACGAGCCCTGCAGGAATACCTGAGATAAATTCTTTTAATAATTGTAGATTGGAAGAAGAGACCATTGATTTTGTGGAGGGAGTGGTTTCAGGATGAAGAAAGTAATCATAGGTATAATAATAGCCCTATTTCTACTCTTAATCATTGCCATATCCATCCCTTTTTTAGTTGACTTAAATAAATACAAAGGAATTGTTGTATCGCAGATTGAGAAAGCCATCCATAGAGAGGTTAAGGTAGATAAAATAAAGCTCTCCCTGTTAAAGGGGTTAGGGGTAAATTTAGATAATATTATTATTTCTAACAATCCAGAATTCAAAAAAGAACCTTTCTTAATTTTGGAAGGATTAGAAGTTAAGTTAAAGATTCTTCCTCTCCTTAGAAAAAGGATTGAAGTAAAAAAGATAATCCTTAACTCTCCAAAGCTTTTAATAGAGATTAACAAAGAGGGAAAATTTAATTTTAATGACTTAGTGAATCCCCAAAAGACGTCTAGTCAAATTTATAAAAAAGATTCATACCCTATTCTGTTTGTCTCCCAAGAGAAAAAATCGCCATCACCCAACCCATTTTTAAAGAACCTTAATATTTCCCGAATTATGATA
This window contains:
- the gshB gene encoding glutathione synthase — its product is GHEIYYLLLEDLFIFDNKPLAKLRKVIIDKEKGFQLLDFVEKKPLDGLDVIFVRKEPPFNMDYIYCTYILEHITKKTFVINDPKGIRKANEKLYVLNFPEIAPKNCISKNPRMLKDFFISLGGEMIIKPLDSYGGRGIFYLKEGDKNINALLESLTLNSKRFVIGQEYLPQIKDGDKRILILNGKPIGAFKRIPPQDDHRGNIHVGGRCEKSDITEKDREICSILSKKLIADGLYFVGIDVIGDKVSEINVTSPAGIPEINSFNNCRLEEETIDFVEGVVSG